From Aliarcobacter butzleri, the proteins below share one genomic window:
- a CDS encoding helix-turn-helix domain-containing protein produces MKSDIFKNPKLDFIELRYVEDIEDCVKMHLHEELTITAIKKGSLTLIFNDTFIGLNPNEIAIINSQIPHSATTNEKSKDGYVLYLKKDYLKNLDFNFSSAFELIKNKNIYKSFIKLCDCLLDIKVSLIEKEENIYLFCLAFFSFEQTEQNYKEESILAMNIKKYLDESYLEEFILDELALKFDLTVVHLIRVFKKEFGLPIHSYILNKKVHLAKELLTSNISISQIAQNSGFFDQSHLNRSFKRIFQITPKEYQKNIFSKC; encoded by the coding sequence ATGAAATCAGATATCTTTAAAAACCCAAAACTAGACTTTATCGAGTTACGATATGTAGAAGATATCGAAGATTGTGTAAAGATGCATTTACATGAAGAACTTACAATCACTGCAATAAAAAAAGGTTCATTAACTCTTATTTTTAATGATACTTTTATTGGACTAAACCCAAATGAAATTGCTATCATAAATAGTCAAATTCCTCATAGTGCAACAACAAATGAAAAGTCAAAAGATGGATATGTTTTATACTTGAAAAAAGATTATTTAAAGAATTTAGATTTTAATTTCTCATCAGCTTTTGAGTTAATCAAAAATAAAAACATCTATAAAAGTTTTATAAAGTTATGTGATTGTTTACTTGATATTAAAGTTTCTTTGATAGAAAAAGAAGAAAATATTTATCTATTTTGTCTGGCATTTTTCTCTTTTGAACAAACAGAACAAAACTATAAAGAAGAATCAATTTTAGCAATGAATATAAAAAAATATTTAGATGAAAGTTATCTTGAAGAGTTTATTTTAGATGAGTTAGCTTTGAAGTTTGATTTAACAGTTGTTCATCTAATACGAGTATTTAAAAAAGAGTTTGGACTTCCAATTCACTCATATATTTTAAATAAAAAAGTTCATCTAGCAAAAGAGTTATTGACTTCAAATATTTCTATTTCTCAAATAGCACAAAATAGTGGTTTTTTTGACCAAAGCCACTTAAATAGAAGTTTTAAAAGAATCTTTCAAATTACACCAAAAGAGTAT
- a CDS encoding type II toxin-antitoxin system PemK/MazF family toxin has protein sequence MVEETIKRFDIYLVKLNPTIGSEIQKTRPCIIISPNEMNVLNTVIVSPLTSKGFDFIFRPKINFEGKKGLILLDQIRTVDKSRLLKKVGTVDIEKSKEISSTLVEIFKY, from the coding sequence ATGGTAGAAGAAACAATAAAAAGATTTGATATTTATTTAGTAAAATTAAATCCAACAATAGGAAGTGAAATTCAAAAAACTAGACCTTGTATAATTATTTCTCCCAATGAAATGAACGTTTTAAATACAGTTATAGTTTCTCCTCTTACAAGTAAAGGCTTTGATTTTATATTTAGACCAAAAATAAATTTTGAAGGAAAAAAAGGTTTAATTTTACTTGACCAGATTAGAACTGTCGATAAATCAAGACTTTTAAAAAAAGTTGGAACTGTTGATATTGAAAAATCAAAAGAGATTTCTTCAACACTAGTAGAAATTTTTAAATATTAA
- a CDS encoding AbrB/MazE/SpoVT family DNA-binding domain-containing protein, which yields MTMLTKIGNSQGIRIPKALIKEAQLENVEIDLEVVENGLLLKPVKKTAREDWEKNIKKVIEKNKNKKDDGILEDFLNDSDLEDYEW from the coding sequence ATGACAATGCTTACAAAAATAGGAAATTCACAAGGTATTAGAATACCAAAAGCTCTTATAAAAGAAGCTCAACTCGAAAATGTTGAAATAGATTTAGAAGTAGTCGAAAATGGTTTACTTTTAAAACCTGTTAAAAAAACTGCTAGAGAAGATTGGGAAAAAAATATTAAAAAAGTTATTGAAAAAAATAAAAATAAAAAAGATGATGGAATTCTTGAAGATTTTTTAAATGATAGTGATTTGGAAGATTATGAATGGTAG
- a CDS encoding helix-turn-helix transcriptional regulator has protein sequence MSLNETIFQFDDEGFMSFPKEKVEASIFGKKVIDEVYFVKANLTLKDDITVQSKSKVDGILLDFNLIGDVSYKSKIHNYGFSTSKNRTDIELIKEENTESKAKKGEVNKISLIVKKDFLAKNLPLNKKSEYVLNALEKNSCQELLKSEATNFLTNKILNQLYHFDMYEGNLGDIFLQSKVLELLYCEFFELFKEETISKNSIVKFDEKDMQALYKAKDLILSFEEDFTITTLSKKVALNEFKLKTGFKKYFNTSPGNLIIEQKMLKAKQLLETGDYNVNEISQLVGYKYQQSFTTTFTKYFGVNPKTVIKTKSIFYK, from the coding sequence ATGTCTTTAAATGAAACTATTTTTCAGTTTGATGATGAAGGATTTATGTCTTTTCCCAAAGAAAAAGTGGAAGCTTCTATTTTTGGTAAAAAAGTTATTGACGAGGTATATTTTGTAAAAGCAAACTTGACTTTAAAAGATGATATTACCGTTCAATCAAAGTCAAAAGTTGATGGAATATTACTTGATTTTAATCTTATTGGAGATGTAAGTTATAAATCAAAAATCCATAACTATGGCTTTTCAACTTCAAAGAATAGAACAGATATAGAACTAATCAAAGAAGAAAATACTGAATCAAAAGCAAAAAAAGGTGAAGTAAATAAAATTTCTTTGATTGTAAAAAAAGATTTTTTAGCTAAGAATTTACCATTAAACAAAAAGAGTGAGTATGTTTTAAATGCTTTAGAAAAAAATAGTTGTCAGGAACTTTTAAAAAGTGAAGCTACAAATTTTTTAACAAACAAAATTTTAAATCAACTTTATCATTTTGATATGTATGAAGGAAATTTAGGAGATATTTTTTTACAATCAAAAGTTTTAGAACTTTTGTATTGTGAATTTTTTGAACTTTTTAAAGAAGAAACAATATCTAAAAATAGTATTGTAAAGTTTGATGAAAAAGATATGCAAGCTTTGTATAAAGCAAAAGATTTGATTTTATCTTTCGAAGAAGATTTTACAATAACGACTTTATCAAAAAAAGTTGCATTAAATGAATTTAAACTAAAAACTGGATTTAAAAAATATTTTAATACAAGTCCTGGAAATTTGATAATTGAGCAAAAAATGTTAAAAGCTAAACAACTGCTTGAAACAGGTGATTATAATGTCAATGAAATTTCACAACTTGTTGGATATAAGTATCAACAAAGTTTTACAACTACTTTTACAAAATATTTTGGAGTTAATCCAAAAACTGTTATAAAGACAAAAAGTATATTTTATAAGTAA
- a CDS encoding TonB-dependent receptor: MYKTFTKFTIISLITSQICLANEQKTTTLDEITVSANKMEENIQDVPQSISVVTENDIEEKSIKNVSDVIEKIPNLSSTYMYSERVNFRGINTSVFTNNNPVVIYIDGVPHSSVYGFDASLQNAQQVEVLRGPQGALYGKDSIGGVINIITKEPKNELNGFVGVEYGINNFMQTSFNANGAVIADKLFLGINGKVGKDNGWQTNHNPNQDKDSTRKEFHQLNTNLKYNATDNFSMVLNIFNDKDYKYGFEGGAVPQTQNINNYKRKDFKDVNFETDSYMKNKSNAQSLKMEYSFDENNTLTSITANKHMNIDGTWDVDYGNNRSYDEMSMYQDAKSKNFSQEIRLTGENNLFRYVTGIYFEKDSFDFDNYGMEYPSYLVGNPFGTGVGAEFNSISQADSSTYATFGQVIIPFLETYELTLGGRYQKIKKEMNLDYYFNPINISTNPIFQFDEENTWNIFLPKIAISKKFDDKLTTYISASKGYLPGGYNNFASSGNEEDNRFDAQTSMNYEIGLKGSFLDDKLLFATSLFYLDIKDIHVYSTDKTTGMMYTSNAGEADSKGIELEVSYNINNNWKVDTSIGIMKATYSNYIDANGNDNKDNKIERTPSHSANFGVSYYGDSGLYGRVDVKNQGDMYFNAQNSLKQDSYTIANAKIGYLFDDFDVYTYVKNITDESYIVALEEMAEFRQLTYGKGRFIGVGLKYSF, from the coding sequence ATGTACAAAACATTTACAAAATTTACTATTATTTCACTCATTACAAGTCAAATATGTTTGGCAAATGAACAAAAAACTACTACTTTAGATGAAATAACAGTTAGTGCAAATAAAATGGAAGAAAATATCCAAGATGTACCACAAAGTATAAGTGTTGTAACAGAAAATGACATTGAAGAAAAAAGTATAAAAAATGTTTCAGATGTTATTGAAAAAATACCAAATCTATCTTCAACATATATGTATTCTGAAAGAGTTAATTTTAGAGGTATAAATACTTCAGTTTTTACAAATAACAATCCAGTTGTTATTTATATAGATGGAGTTCCACATAGTAGTGTTTATGGCTTTGATGCATCTTTACAAAATGCACAACAAGTTGAAGTTTTAAGAGGACCTCAAGGGGCTTTATATGGTAAAGATAGTATTGGAGGAGTTATAAATATAATTACAAAAGAGCCAAAAAATGAATTAAATGGTTTTGTTGGTGTAGAGTATGGAATAAATAACTTTATGCAAACAAGTTTTAATGCAAATGGTGCAGTAATTGCTGATAAACTTTTTTTAGGAATAAATGGTAAAGTAGGAAAAGATAATGGCTGGCAAACAAATCACAATCCAAACCAAGATAAAGATTCTACAAGAAAAGAGTTTCATCAACTAAATACAAATCTAAAATATAATGCAACAGATAATTTTAGTATGGTTTTAAATATTTTTAATGACAAAGACTATAAGTATGGTTTTGAAGGTGGAGCTGTACCTCAAACACAAAATATAAATAATTATAAAAGAAAAGATTTTAAAGATGTAAATTTTGAAACAGATTCTTATATGAAAAATAAATCAAATGCTCAATCACTTAAAATGGAGTATTCATTTGATGAAAATAATACCTTGACTTCAATAACTGCAAATAAACACATGAATATAGATGGAACGTGGGATGTTGATTATGGAAATAATCGAAGTTATGATGAAATGTCTATGTATCAGGATGCAAAATCAAAAAATTTTTCTCAAGAAATTAGACTAACTGGTGAGAATAATCTATTTAGATATGTTACGGGAATATATTTTGAAAAAGATAGTTTTGATTTTGACAATTATGGCATGGAATATCCAAGTTATCTAGTAGGAAATCCTTTTGGTACAGGAGTTGGAGCAGAATTTAACTCTATTTCCCAAGCAGATAGTTCAACTTATGCAACTTTTGGGCAAGTAATTATTCCTTTTTTAGAAACTTATGAATTAACTTTAGGAGGAAGATATCAAAAAATAAAAAAAGAGATGAATTTAGATTACTATTTTAATCCTATTAATATATCAACAAATCCAATTTTTCAATTTGATGAAGAGAATACTTGGAATATCTTTTTACCAAAAATTGCTATTTCAAAAAAATTTGATGATAAATTAACTACTTATATAAGTGCTTCAAAAGGCTATCTTCCAGGAGGATATAATAACTTTGCTTCTTCAGGTAATGAGGAAGACAATAGATTTGATGCACAAACATCTATGAACTATGAAATTGGATTAAAAGGTTCATTCTTAGATGATAAACTTTTATTTGCAACATCATTATTTTATTTAGATATTAAAGATATTCATGTTTATAGTACAGATAAAACAACAGGTATGATGTACACTTCAAATGCAGGAGAGGCTGATTCTAAAGGAATAGAATTGGAAGTATCATATAACATAAATAATAATTGGAAAGTAGATACTTCTATTGGTATAATGAAAGCAACTTATTCAAATTATATAGATGCAAATGGAAATGATAATAAAGATAATAAAATAGAAAGAACACCTTCTCACTCAGCTAACTTTGGAGTTTCATACTATGGTGATAGTGGATTATATGGAAGAGTTGATGTAAAAAATCAAGGAGATATGTATTTTAATGCACAAAATAGTTTAAAACAAGACTCTTATACTATTGCAAATGCAAAAATTGGTTATTTATTTGATGATTTTGATGTATATACTTATGTTAAAAATATTACAGATGAAAGTTATATAGTTGCTCTTGAAGAAATGGCTGAATTTAGACAATTAACTTATGGAAAAGGAAGATTTATAGGTGTTGGATTAAAATACTCTTTTTAA
- a CDS encoding superoxide dismutase produces the protein MKHELMKLPYAIDALAPCMSQETLEFHHGKHHQTYVNNLNNLIPGTEFENLSLEDIVKKSSGGIFNNAAQVFNHDFFFSGLTPNQGAIPASVEAALTKAFGSVEKFKEEFTAKAIGQFGSGWAWLVKDASGDLKIVTTSNAGCPITEGLTPVLTCDVWEHAYYIDVRNARPKFLENFWQLVNWDFVAKNLG, from the coding sequence ATGAAACACGAATTAATGAAATTACCTTATGCAATAGATGCATTAGCACCATGTATGTCACAAGAAACTTTAGAGTTTCACCACGGTAAACACCACCAAACTTATGTAAACAATTTAAATAATTTGATTCCAGGAACTGAGTTTGAAAACTTATCTTTAGAAGATATCGTAAAAAAATCAAGTGGTGGTATTTTTAATAATGCCGCTCAAGTATTTAACCATGATTTTTTCTTTAGTGGTCTAACTCCAAATCAAGGTGCTATTCCAGCTTCTGTTGAAGCAGCTTTAACAAAAGCTTTTGGTTCAGTTGAAAAATTTAAAGAAGAGTTTACAGCTAAAGCTATCGGACAATTTGGTTCAGGTTGGGCTTGGTTAGTAAAAGATGCAAGTGGTGATTTAAAAATCGTTACAACTTCAAATGCAGGCTGTCCTATAACTGAAGGTTTAACTCCAGTTTTAACATGTGATGTTTGGGAACATGCTTACTATATTGATGTTAGAAATGCAAGACCTAAATTCTTAGAAAACTTCTGGCAATTAGTAAACTGGGATTTTGTAGCTAAAAACCTAGGATAG
- a CDS encoding mechanosensitive ion channel family protein, with amino-acid sequence MKKYLIEFLKDIGIEPTFITVSFIFIGIIVLTAIVVHIILHKIILKSIKKVDRKRHNFITQSLLEYNLFQRLALVFQGLVVYWQTSIWVDKQSVFYEIFQIFSLIWISIFGLLSFYSIVDKSFKTLHNKTKTPFFAMQSVIQSIKLIFGIICFIYVISIIMDKSPVAILSGLGAMSAVLMLVFKDTILGFSAGLQLSTNKMVQVGDWIEMPKYGADGDIIDIGLNVVKVRNFDKTITTIPTYALVSDSFKNWQGMRESGGRRIKRAVLIDINSISFLSEEDIKRLEKANLLIPYLHTKQSEIKNYNESHNFDLSVAMNGRRLTNIGTLRAYLVTYLKNHPNINKDMTIMVRQLAPNEYGIPLEIYCFTATTVWIDYENIQADIFDHVYSILKEFGIKPYQYG; translated from the coding sequence ATGAAAAAATACTTAATAGAATTTTTAAAAGATATAGGTATTGAACCTACATTTATTACTGTAAGTTTTATATTTATTGGGATTATTGTTTTAACTGCTATTGTTGTTCATATAATACTTCATAAAATTATTTTAAAGTCTATAAAAAAAGTTGATAGAAAAAGACATAATTTTATAACTCAAAGCTTATTAGAATATAACCTTTTCCAAAGATTAGCGCTCGTATTTCAAGGTTTGGTTGTATATTGGCAAACATCAATTTGGGTAGATAAACAAAGTGTCTTTTATGAAATATTTCAAATATTTTCACTTATTTGGATATCTATTTTTGGGCTTTTATCTTTTTATTCGATAGTTGATAAAAGTTTCAAAACACTTCATAATAAAACAAAAACACCATTTTTTGCTATGCAAAGTGTTATTCAAAGTATAAAACTTATCTTTGGAATAATATGTTTTATATATGTAATTTCTATAATAATGGATAAATCACCAGTTGCAATTTTGAGTGGACTTGGAGCAATGTCTGCTGTTTTAATGTTGGTATTTAAAGATACTATTTTAGGGTTTTCAGCTGGGCTTCAACTTTCAACTAACAAAATGGTTCAAGTTGGAGATTGGATTGAAATGCCAAAATATGGTGCTGATGGAGACATTATAGATATTGGTTTAAATGTTGTAAAGGTTAGAAACTTTGATAAAACGATAACAACAATACCAACTTATGCTTTAGTATCAGATTCTTTTAAAAACTGGCAAGGAATGAGAGAATCAGGTGGAAGAAGAATAAAAAGAGCAGTTTTAATAGATATTAATTCAATATCTTTTTTAAGTGAAGAAGATATAAAAAGATTAGAAAAAGCAAATCTTTTGATACCATATTTACACACTAAACAATCAGAAATAAAAAATTATAACGAATCGCATAATTTTGATTTAAGTGTAGCAATGAATGGTAGAAGACTTACAAATATTGGAACATTAAGAGCATATTTGGTTACATATTTAAAAAATCATCCAAATATAAACAAAGATATGACAATTATGGTAAGACAATTAGCTCCTAATGAATATGGAATACCTTTAGAAATATATTGTTTTACGGCTACAACAGTTTGGATTGATTATGAAAATATTCAAGCAGATATTTTTGATCATGTTTATTCTATATTGAAAGAGTTTGGTATAAAACCATATCAATATGGTTAA
- a CDS encoding manganese-dependent inorganic pyrophosphatase: MALYTCGHIIPDSDSICSAISLAYLLNKIGRPAIPARQGEPNPETKFILEKFGFEAPLLKTSFAGDELFITDYSDVAQAPQELDKTIIVGIVDHHKLGDITTSAPLECWIRPVGCTNTIVKEMYDFHKVEIPANIAGIMMCAILSDTVIFKSPTCTETDIKAVRELAKICGIEDFGALGMEMFRVKSAVAGTPIRELVMRDYKNFDMHGKKVGVGQLEVVDGSVFDAIKDELMADIKKVKEEQGLHTVALLLTDIMKEGSEVLVTSDDTSIFEKAFNCKLVDNKVWLDGCLSRKKQIIPFLEPAFA, translated from the coding sequence ATGGCATTATATACATGTGGACATATTATTCCCGATTCTGATTCAATCTGTTCAGCAATCTCTTTAGCTTACCTTTTAAATAAAATTGGGCGTCCTGCAATTCCAGCACGTCAAGGTGAACCAAATCCAGAAACAAAATTTATTTTAGAAAAATTTGGATTTGAAGCACCACTACTTAAAACATCTTTTGCAGGTGATGAACTATTTATCACTGATTATTCAGATGTTGCTCAAGCTCCACAAGAACTTGATAAAACTATAATTGTTGGAATAGTTGACCATCATAAACTTGGTGACATCACAACTTCTGCTCCATTAGAGTGTTGGATTAGACCAGTTGGGTGTACAAATACAATTGTAAAAGAGATGTATGATTTTCATAAAGTTGAAATTCCTGCAAACATCGCTGGAATTATGATGTGTGCGATTTTATCTGACACAGTAATTTTTAAATCTCCAACATGTACAGAAACAGATATCAAAGCTGTCAGAGAGTTAGCAAAAATCTGTGGAATAGAAGATTTTGGTGCACTTGGAATGGAAATGTTTAGAGTAAAATCAGCAGTTGCAGGAACTCCAATTAGAGAGCTTGTAATGAGAGATTATAAAAACTTTGATATGCACGGAAAAAAAGTAGGTGTTGGACAACTTGAAGTTGTTGATGGAAGTGTTTTTGATGCAATCAAAGATGAATTAATGGCTGATATTAAAAAAGTAAAAGAAGAACAAGGTTTACATACTGTTGCTTTACTTTTAACTGACATTATGAAAGAAGGAAGTGAAGTTTTAGTAACTTCTGATGATACTTCAATTTTTGAAAAAGCATTTAACTGTAAACTTGTAGATAATAAAGTTTGGTTAGATGGTTGTTTATCAAGAAAAAAACAAATTATTCCTTTCTTAGAACCTGCATTCGCTTAA
- a CDS encoding lactate utilization protein, giving the protein MKEFLAVLKSCGYDAYFVKDKAEALSLAKSYIKPNMSVGLGGSESVKEIGLLDFLLDNKEITLHNQYEAGISMEENIKRRKQGLISDIFVTSTNAITKDGKLVNADGSGNRVAALSYGPTNVLLIVGINKIVDSLEDGFKRVMDVAATKNIDRMNKKAISFGKEPKYNLDNIARKFSWIKADDEIGRIIIILVDEELGY; this is encoded by the coding sequence ATGAAAGAGTTTTTAGCAGTTTTAAAATCTTGTGGTTATGATGCTTATTTTGTAAAGGATAAAGCGGAAGCTTTATCTTTAGCAAAAAGTTATATTAAGCCAAATATGAGTGTTGGACTTGGTGGAAGTGAAAGTGTAAAAGAGATAGGTTTACTTGACTTTTTATTGGACAATAAAGAGATTACTTTACATAATCAATATGAAGCTGGTATTTCTATGGAAGAGAACATCAAACGAAGAAAACAAGGATTAATTAGTGATATTTTTGTAACAAGCACAAATGCAATTACAAAAGACGGAAAACTTGTAAATGCTGATGGAAGTGGAAATAGGGTAGCAGCACTTTCTTATGGTCCAACAAATGTTTTATTAATCGTTGGAATTAATAAAATAGTTGATTCTTTAGAAGATGGTTTTAAAAGAGTTATGGATGTTGCTGCAACAAAAAATATAGACAGAATGAATAAAAAAGCTATCTCTTTTGGAAAAGAACCAAAATATAACTTAGACAATATTGCACGAAAATTCTCTTGGATAAAAGCTGATGATGAAATAGGAAGAATAATCATCATTTTAGTTGATGAAGAGTTGGGATATTAA